The Vitis riparia cultivar Riparia Gloire de Montpellier isolate 1030 chromosome 3, EGFV_Vit.rip_1.0, whole genome shotgun sequence genome segment AACCCTAATAACAGGTAATGTaataatatgtaatgattttaaaaagtgtggATTGTGATTGTCTAACTTACTTTGTTACTATTTTGCATGAAATGACTTTTTAAATGGTGAATTCATGGGGAAATACACACGTGTGCAGTGTATACCGGTGGAAGAATTTCTCAACCGGTTTGAAGGTTTCCTCAGCCGGTAGACACTGGAATgtgggaaattttttaaaataaacaccAATAGGTTGACCTAATTGAAACCGATCGAATTGCTTATGCCAACTTCCATTAACAAACTTGAGAATGGATGACGtatttgattttggtttatCTTCAATCTAATTTACTAGTCCATactcatttgaatttttttaatgcatttatatatagattaaataattttaaaatatgtaagtttgtatttaattttaagccatatattgtttgctttaatatttttcataaaacaactaaatattccaaaataatttgtcttttcttagtactttttagGAACCATACATAAcctaatatatttaaaaacaacaatttttttttattttctagataCTTGTTGGGACAAACCTAGCCTAATGTATTTTAAAAGTACGACAAAGAAGGGAAAACAGAACGTCAAATCCCGTAGACCTCATTATTTGATCCTTTCAATTATGTTGAAGAATTGTACttaagcaaaacaaaaattttaatgtactacaaaagagaattaaggaaatgtgaaacttgtttttataaatataatataacagtGAGGAATATGAGATTTGTTGGTTTATGGAGCGTTAGGACCACTTGTTTGGTTTCTTGTATGTTCCAATGGTTGGACCACTTCCTCCTTGAATGTTCCAAATTGTTTGATCcccaaaataattaatatgtttgttttttatttagaggatatatttaagaaaataaagtattgtgaaaaatattagaatatttttctacatttttaaaatatactataTGACTTTATTATAGTAATTATGGTATGCATTGTacatattgttaataatatcaacttcattttatacATATAGAGAGAAATTGAATGTGTAACAAAGAATCATATTTAACTaataatgaatttgaagtagtatataaaaataaaatatttagaatccattaatttataaattttgatttgcataacctatttattatatttacccTATTTTCTCGGAAGCCTTAATTTTTTGAAGAGATTGGGTAAAACAAACACATAAGAAATATGCTTTGGTAACTAAATTTTCAGGtgagattaaataaaataatggatatGTTATAGCTTTTGATTAATGTTGATTCTTGGGCCTGGGCTTATATGTGCCATATTGTcaaatgaaaacattgaaaaggTAAATGCGTTAGacccatatttttaaatatcctaTGTGGACTTTATcgtaaataatatatcaatcaATATGACAGTGATAGGATAATTTGTTAAGGTATTATGGAGACACTTTTTGacataatttatgaaatgtaGGTGATGCAATCGGTGATGGAGAAAACAATCAAGCAGGAGTTTGAAGTGAAAGCGGAGAACGTTGTCAATGACGATGCATATACAGGTGGAACTTACAAGCTGGGTGGAAACGGTTGGGAAGAGAAAGTGTTGAAAGGTATTTCAGTTGAAGAAGTATGCAAAATGCAATTCGCTTGCATAGACGAGGCTGaaacattttacaacatgttagcAAAACTAACCGGATTTAGTATTCGAAAAGATGATTTGAAGCGAGACAAGAATGGAGATATAATATCTCAAAAGTGGGTGTGTTCCAAAGAAGGACATCGAGCGACAAAGTTTTTTGAGAATGACAACCGACAGCGTGAGCCACGATCGTTGACTAGAGTTGGATGTGAAGCTGCATTTCATATAGGcttgaatagaaaatatggaaaGTGGATTGTAAAGGAATTTATAGGAGAACATAATCATAATTTGGTCGATCCTATTAGCAGACAATTCCTTCGCTCTCATTGAACAGTAAGTAATCCAGATAAGGCACAAGTTGATGTTTTGCGTCAAGTAGGTGTTAAAACCACATAAATTATAGACTATATGGTCAAACAATCAGGGGGACATGAGCACGTCGGTTTCACACAAAATGATATATACAATCACGttgatgcaatgcgtagaaGTGAAATTAAAGACGGTGATGCAGAAGCGGCATTGGCTTATTTGTGTGAAAAGGCAGAAatggattcttcattttttttataaattcaacatTGATGAAGAAAGTCGACTAGCAAATTTGTTTTGGGTTGATTCAACTGCTTGAATGGATTATGCGTGTTTTGGAGATGTCCTAGCATTTGACACAACCTATAGGACAAATGCCTATAAAAAGCCTCTAGTAGTGTTGGTCAGTGTTAATCATCACCACCAAACTATTGTATTTGGTTGTGCGTTATTGATAGATGAGAGTGTTGGGACATATGAATGGGTGTTGGAGACATTTCTTGATACAATGATGAATAAGAAACCCATCTCTATTGTAACCGATGGGGATAAAGCTATGCGTAAGGCAATTAAAAAAGTATTACCCGATACGTGTCATCAATTGTGTTCATGGCATTTGCAACGAAATGCATTCACGAATGTGCATATTAAGGACTTCCCAAGCATTTTTGCAAGGTGCGTGTTCATGCGTGGGaatgaagaagaatttgaaaaggttTGGCATGAAATGGTTGCAAATTTGGGACTTAATAAGAATCGTTGGGTGACCGAGATATATGGGAAACATAAAAGATGGGCAGAGGCGTATTTACATGGAAATTTCTTTGGAGGGATGAGAACCACACAAAGTTGTGAGAGCATGAATGCATATCTaaatagattcttaaaaattCGCTTGCGACTGTATGAGTTTGTACAACGATTTGATAGAGCCATACTGAGAATACGGCAAAATGAGGTAAAGGCAGAGTTCGAGTCGAACAATTCTTCACTCGTGCTTTCAACTAAACTATCCATACTTGAAAATCATGCTGTGACGGTATACACGAAGAACCTTTCCTTAAATTTCGTGAGGAGATGAAAAATGCAGAGTTATTCTTTGTGGTAGGTCTTATAAGTGATCATTCAATGCGGGCATACACATTATCTAAGTTTAGACACCCGAACTTAAATTGGGAAGTGCAATTTTGCCCGAATattgtaacattaaaatgctcATGCATGATGTTTGAGTCAATTGGCATCCCATGTTGCCACATGGTGGTTGTTATGAAGGTGGAGCATTTGGAAGAGATTCCTCAGTCATGTATTATGATGAGGTGGACAAAGTTAGCAAAGGTGTATACAAGATCAGTACCAGTGAATGAGACGAATAACGACATGGATCGGTTTGTACGATATGGTTCATTGAGTTCGATGTGCAACAAGCTCTCCTACTTTGCGTCAGATACGTCATCTTCATTTATAGAGgcgaaaaatgaaatagaaaatttgacGACGAGAATGGAGGAACTCTATAACTATAAtttgaaagggaagaaaatagtAGCAGATGAAGCGATAGGTACTAACCAAGTTCGTGATCCAAATATTGTGAAGACTAAAGGGAATCCAGGCAAAGTGACAATGAATGTTCAAAAGGGAAGACGATGCAGTCGTTGTAAAAGAGTGGGTCACACAATTCGAAAGTGTCCAAAAGCTACAATCCCTCAAAATGCTCAGCAGGATTATATGGTATgtcatattcaataaaaaattgcccctaagattaatttttgtagttGTACTTACATAAATAACTAACATAATTGTTTTGATGGCATTATGAGTACATACTAGGAAACTAATTTGTCTTCCCAATGTGacattcaaatggaaatgatgccttcaacaaattcatcagtTGACATTTTTGCAACCGTACATGTATGTACAATAGGCTTGTTATATAATTTCCAAACATTGATAACatctaattcaataataattgacaacacttaattattgaaaaatgcaGGGAATGTAAGGGGAGCATTTGTCGAATGACCGATCTGACATGTACATAGATTGTGGTGAACTTAATAATGTAAGATCAGGAATAAAGAAACACTTTTGACATGAATTTGAGCTatgcattatttaatgattaggtttaattaattggaatggAATTGGACAGTTGAAAAAACAATGGAATGTGCATGTGCAGATAGTAGGATTTCAGcaacatgaacaaaatatgaCAACACCATGTCAAGGTGGGGAtccaaacaaatatccaaatgaaaaggatatgcaaccttttttttattccttaatgGAGTAAGGGATGGTAGGTATTAAATCAGTATTTATATTAGTTGATGTTATCACTTCCACTAATGTGTACTTTTAACTTAACTATttaatgaaaagtttgaattttgataAAGAGTCAAGTTGATTGATAGAATGCAATATCCTctacatttataatttaattgataaCAAGTGATAAAATGATTGGTAAATGGAGAAATCGATTCATTTATATCATGTCAAAAAAAACGGTTAATTATGCggatttaattaaattcaattgtgGTTAAAGTTTGACAATTAGGTGGTTATGAGTTAACTATAGGAAAGTAATCAATATGATGTAATTCATATGAAATAGGTAAATTTAGTGATTTTACTCAAAATGGGTAAATCGTAGTTAGGTAATTTGTAATGCCAGTTTCCATCAATTTCAAACCTTTTAATTGAACTTAATGGTACCTTGTCGAATGTTTACGTAGTGAAAAGTTATTGGTACAACTCATACCCTTTTTTGTGGACGGTAGTCGTACTCCTAAATTGCACAATAGCATTGCAGGAGGCAACCGGCTGAGATTTGGcctcaaccgattgagaaaattcctcaatcGATTGCCACTGGGTAAAAAAATCCTCAACCGGCTGAGGAAATTCCTCAACCAGTTGCCACTGGTTAAAAACCCTCCACCGGTAGAGGAAATTCCTTAAACGGTTGATAtcattcctcaaccggttgccactggttaaaaaaaccatcaaccggttgagaaaattcctcaatcGATAGCCACTAGTTAAAAATACCCTCAACCGGTTGCCACTGGTTAAAAATaccctcaaccggttgatacAATTCTTCAACCGGTTGCCACTGGTTAAAAaaaacctcaaccggttgagaacaTTCCTCAGCCGGTTGAACaaatttctcaaccggttgccactggttaaaaaaccatcaaccggttgagaaaattcctcaaccagTTTGCTATATTTGTCAACCGGTTCCCACTGGTCAAATCATTCgtcaaccggttgagacaatttcttcattgatcAACCGTTTTCCACAACTCAAAAAATTGCTCACTCgctttagaaaattcttcaatcACTCAATTGAACGCCGACACCGGGTGATTctgcatccaaaattgtttGAGCTGGTTGGGACAAATCCTGAACAAGTTCACACTGCATCCATAGGGTCATTATCCATATGAGGAATGTTCTCAACCAGTTGGCATAATGCGTATGCCTATGAAAAGTGGACTTAGCTAAATCGTTGGACTGGTTCTTACCGACTGAACATCATTCGTCAACCGGTCTACTAATGTactaactatatatttttagcatagataaatgaatatttacaaatttaattagGTTAAAGATCGTACAAAATCACACATGTCGAACATAAATGATaccaatatattacaatttcattttgcctaccatattgaaagaagagtatttggatattcaaataaaatggacTTAATCATTAATAATGTATGGTCATCGAATCTCACAACTTCCCAATAAACATGACGATATGTGGAGatggaaatgataaatattagaaaaataacaaatatcataataataattttttcattgctcGTGTCGACGTCTTTGTACAAACAATAGCCacaatgttttgtttttctctgttTCCCTCGTGTAAAACTAAATCACATGCTATTTCTCGACGTATTTTAACAGAATTACAAAAGTCGGAGCTCGTCATCGAATCACCATTTTTGAATCTCTGCATATGTCTAATGACATGCACTCCACAGTCCCacctaagaaagagaaaagaaaagcaaaacaactTATTGAATGGTTGTCTAATTATACCtcagaaaaagaatattaatgtgAGTTATGTATTCATACTAACCCATTATCTTGGGTCGAAATCGAAGGAGCCCAATCAATGGAGAATTGGAAGACATCTTTCCCTATGTCATACAGTTTGAAGAACGTTTGacaaaattcaacctaatttattttgaaagtggttaataaatatagaagagaaaaaaaaatcaaataaaaaggaaaacaaaaagcagAAAGCATACCACTATTTTGACACTCTTAAACCGGAACTCGTCCCGACTCTTCGATcgtaatgaatccaaaatttggatatcAAAGTTTTTGAAGTCAATGACGTACAGATACCAATGACCAGGGCAATCGTCATGCATTGGAATAAATAGCTGTAAAGGtaggaaaacaatatatatgagttgggccacaaaaaatatagtatattatAGGTGAAAACGATATCTActctaaatttcatatatgcaattaaacattacaaataattactaaCCTTCTCGCAATCATCCAATTCGCTAATGTACTTACTCACGATGGATGTTTTTCTATCGAAAAAATGATGAGGACTCCCGCACAAATCATTTgctaataagaaaacataatacgaacattagtatattgtagttaatatgtaagtaaacaacaaaagaaatatgaGCTTACTGAAAATGTCGTGGGAAGATAGCATTTTATACTTCGTATGCCTATGAATggtctttcaaaataatttagctttgaggcttctagatttattacctgttgttgaacaataacttcaataaatttatttaactaatatagcacgcatttgatataaatgaagtaGGTACTTACAACATCCATCAAATTTTGTCTAAGACGTAAGCACTCAAAATCTCCATGAACTCCATGTTCATGACCAAAGTCAACAAGAAgctcactaaaataataatatgttaaaaCAAACTTGACTAAATTGGAAGCATATGAAGGCTAAAATTGTAACAACACATCTATGAATATTCTAGACACGACAAACCTTTTTGACAATGctttattgaaaacataatcagcgacaagagattgaagtacattgaatgattgagtatccaccacgtcttcacgaatggacatggggattgactaaatcgaaaacaagacataattattaactatatatgttaagtataaaaaataagaacaatgatattaaactatttgtATTATACCTCTGATGCTTCACGTTTTaccatcttccttaaattgtGTACAAACGGGGAGACCTTGAATTTACTTGGTTTCCTCTCCCTTTATGTACgtgttttcatgacatgattAGGATAACCACATAGTGCTCGCAATGGTTTCTAATATGGAAAATGTCATTAATATACATCTATTTACTATGTAATGGTTAAgtagttgtaaagaaaataattttttcttttatatgatacatacctttccataatctcttctactccttttgattggaagtggtaaaatattttgattttcgtctggaatgatatgcacttcaattgatgtagcacatgcatcttcattcttttcattcaagTCCTCGGTGCATAACTTCTCATTTGACAAAGTGTGAAGATAAtgttcattcacattcatattGTTCATATCTTCCAAACTTCTCTCGCATGAGAGAATGTCATTCTTCGTTCCTTCCTCGTGCATTCTCAAAGGTTTTCCGCTTGACCTAAGGAAGAGACCTTTCACTGTAGTATAATTCTCCTCAAATTTAACCAAAATTTGATCACAACTACTACTACTTGCACCATAAGCCTTATCAATTAGATGtgtctttaattgttgaaaggttATATCCATCTCCATTAAGTTCCCACCATCAACCTAGTGATATATACGAACGTGattaataacatcataatacaaAGGTTCAATGCTAATATAGATAGTCAcgatgaatattgtaaaacttactcgtttaataacatctttgttTAGATTGATTACAAATTTCTCATCGTCCTCATTCTCACTCGCCATTGTCGTTGCATTTCCATCAACGCAATCCCTTATCTCATTTTCTATCACCCATATTTTGAGCtacaatatattcatcaaaatataatacatatcagattttaaatcactaaaaacTTAAATCAATAGTAAAcgactttcaaaactataacttacattctcatttgcatatccaccaagttttttcaatcttcgtTTCCTGTCCAATACTTCATCATCTCCCCAAGTAGTAATTCGAGGAGAAGGTCGAGTATATAGCGAtagaaatttctcttcaaaCGATATATGCTCGTGGTAGAATAACTACGAGTATATTTGACACAGATATATAGTTagttcataaattatattaaaacaaaatcgtatttcactatgatgtaaattaattacaaggaaattaccattaaaaacaataagcaacCGCAAACCTcactttgttgtttcttcttaaACTCTTCAATCCCGTGCACAAGATAGGACAACACAAATTCTGCCtaattcatcttctttattgaatcgatgccttccacaagatgtaagaaagaacgattcacaaaaagcttcattgttgggcacaataatgcacccaacacaaataatacaaaacgaacTTTAAAATCGTTTCCACCCTCTTTATCctccctaatttgattttctaacatcactaatggcaatcgcccttttttatcacaatattttttacataaatcattcttaTGGCTAACATCTTTGTTCATGCCAATCTTGAACCCTTTTTCCctcaatcccataataaattcaacatcaatggGGGATAATTTGATACAAGTATTATACAACTTTAACATATAAGTGTTcggattaaaactatttatcaaccaaagacataacccatgatcaattttcctacatcgaagttgcaagaggctaccaaatcctatttcttctatggttgccttttgctttggttctaatttttcaatcacTCTAATCACTCGCTCGGGGGAGCATCGAGTCTGAAGATATAACTGAAAAGATacacaaacatcaaacatgtttacattaatataatttccaacaaatacataagtaaagaaattaaatattcattacaaaaaaaaaaattacctttgaaACCACACCCTTTTCAagtgaatattgttttgaactttctttggactttgccatgaaattttctttttctacttttgaaagtgcattccacttcttgcccaattttttcctcaactacattaattggtcacataatttaaattctaattttaaaatgtaattatattagacATAGCAATATTACtccttacatcatcatttatcttcactcatttatccttctctttcatcatgGCTAATTAATCGttactacaaaacaatttcaaacaaatttaactataacaaccacaaaaattacattaaaaaacatattattttacatatttctattttcccttaCTAGTAATGTATCCAAGCGCCGATAGGCCTCTTTGGATTTCTAACAACTTCAAGACCATCGCGTTCgctcctaaaaattaaatcaaatcatttaagtcaatttttataatatgatttcagatataataaatcaaacatactttcacCACCACATTATctcaacataagttttttttcacatttcaataaattttatatttatatcttactacaatcaatcaaatgccaattaaaatacaaataccaTTACAACTACAACATCCTCCCTAAATCTCTTTAcattaaaaatgatgataaaattaacatataaatttttttcaatgttcaatAATGGATCTAACCACACTCTTTTTCTATAATGTAATCAATccataaatctaacaaaaaacatgaaatataatggatacaatattgtaaaacacataattactactcacatttttttccctttatatagAACTCGCCAAATAATTAGGATACAAGCGCCTTTTGAGTAACAAACAATTGTGTCCTTTTCAGCTTTCTTTTCCTTAGTATTACAcgtcatcttcttcttcttccaactaCGTCTTCAATTCGGgtttttaaaccattaaatttaGAACCTCAAAACACCCCCTTACAcctcttaaacaaaatataaaatattaagaaaatacaaGGGTTATGAAGATTCCACTAAAATTCTCTGTGTGAAAGAACCGAAATTCTTCGTGTGACAAAATGCAGGGGTAGGGGGGAGAGAaagcaaaaattcaaaaaatttacataaaatcttCGAGAAGAAGAATCTAGCAGAAAAAATAGTTGACCTGGACATCGGGAGAAATGAAGTCTAAGACTCGAATCTTGGCACCGACCTCGCCCACAATCCTGAGCTCGCGGTCCTTGAGGAAGACTTCTTTAATGAGGTCAAAGACATCGGCTTGGAGGAGGTTGGCCCGGTTCACGGCGATGGTGGTCTCCACCCACCTGTGAAGACATCTTTGATCCCGGTTGACGGCGAAGGTGGTCTCCACCTAGCTGTGGAGACGTCTTTGATAAGGTCTGCGACATCGGCCTCGAAGAGGTTGGCCCGGTTGAAGCCGACCGTGGTTTTCACCCAGCTGTGGAGAATCAGTGGAGAGAAAAACgggaaaagggagagaaaacaaagatgaaagCAAATTAGGGGAGGGGGGAAACGGGAAATGGGTGAGAGAATAGAATGAAGTTGGCTATGGAGGATGAGTGAAGATGAGAGCACAGGATGAGGGTGGGGAAGAGCCACACAGCCAGCTATGGAGGGGAAGAGAGCAAATTAGGggggaaaaaggggaaaaggagGAGAGATGAGAGAGAGAACGGGAGGGGGAGGTACccgatttgaatttttttttttttttttccttttcatttggatggctgagatttaatcattttcatcCAATGGCTGAAAAAAATGGAGGCATGGTGAGGTATTGTAgaattttcctaattttattagtaaagacATTAGAAGTCATTTGAAGAAAGCAAAGGAGGAAAAAGTACAATACCATTTGTACATATAGTTTATCTGAAAAATCCTTTCCTCCTAATTgaataagcaaagaaaaatatatttatcacaTCCCAAATATCATAACGAGAATCATCACACTTATTCCACTATGATATTGCTCCGAACCTTTTCCAAGGGGGCATTTAGATTTTATTGGTTATGGTTTCACTAttttgattttacaaatatattaggatatattgaaaaatatcaatagaataaaaattaatcaaaattcatgaaaatactaaaaattttatcaaaaataatataaaaaataataatacatgtaTTATAATTGAGATATGAAAAAATTGATGtatgaataatataatttatgatattttataataataataggtgatatttgaatatatatttaatactaaaatcataatttgttgattttaaaaataactttgatactaaaatgataatttatctactatatatatatatatagttattatatttttatttaatttaggatttttgtgttttcaataataaattaaatgaaatttaaaaataaataactaaattaatgtctttattaaatatttattttaatattttatttttcaaaatatatataaaatttagttttaaaataaaatatataaaatgtatgTCTACTTATTAAGTAAAGACATGTTTACCCAATGGTGCAAAGGTTGGttttttacctaaaaaaaacCCATGCTTGAACCATAGGACAATTGATAGGATCCACAGATAACCAAAAATTTGAGGATATATCAACAATATATCCTGATtttttaaaccttgttttggTTCAATTATTTTGTACcctctatattttatattttgattttttatttcatattttaatgctttttttttcttttatatcttaatctcattattttatatcttaatcattttttaccttttttttatttatttaaatcctatttatcattttccaaattcaaaatttaatatgataCTATATCAATATGGTTGACTTTTTCACATCATAAATCTTTAAAATCTCAACATACAAGGAAAACCATCCATATAACgaaaattcaatgaaaaataagcaaaactttttatacaattattgttataaattttatgattaatttcattcaccttcaTTGAGGTTCTAGTTAAATATATCTAAcagtttaaaatttcatcaattacttctctttttttttttttttcttttttttttcacttccctCTCCTTTGAATCACATCACTTACTATAAAAAacgatatttgataaaattttaaatcaataaggGTTATGTATATTTAGTCAAATCCTAACAAAAGATGAGTCACATTAACcctaaattatatttataactttttacACTCAAATTCTTTAAGAGTTAAATAACTTAtaaccattatatatatatatatatatatatatgtagtcAAGAATCATTAACTTTTTAGGTTCTTTTAATTAAACtttcttagtttctttttaaataattaaattactcAGAACTCTTATAGATGtacattttactttttatatttaaaaacaaaaaaataaaaataaaatatatatggaaATTCTTACCTATGGATTTATCATAtgttgttgaaaaaaaattaacttgaggaagtaattcttttttttttcaattttaaaaatcacaacCCTTTAAATAAATGTCTAAAAGTTCTTGCATTTTGTgttgaattttatttctaatatttaaaaacaaaaaacaaaaacaaaaaatatatttaaattaaacttaaatattttattttggagtTCTACTACTATACATCAATCTAATGATGTTGTAAAAGTAAATATATCATC includes the following:
- the LOC117911858 gene encoding uncharacterized protein LOC117911858, with protein sequence MHDDCPGHWYLYVIDFKNFDIQILDSLRSKSRDEFRFKSVKIVVEFCQTFFKLYDIGKDVFQFSIDWAPSISTQDNGWDCGVHVIRHMQRFKNGDSMTSSDFCNSVKIRREIACDLVLHEGNREKQNIVAIVCTKTSTRAMKKLLL